From a region of the Mycobacterium sp. SMC-8 genome:
- a CDS encoding acid phosphatase, giving the protein MGLLQHRLILLRHGETEWSKSGKHTSQTELELSEHGRTQALAAADTLKQLQLFDPYVVTSPRVRARVTAELAGLTADEVNDLIAEWDYGDYEGTTTADIRKTVPNWLVWTHGCPGGETSAEVCARADRAIELALQHIQSRDVVFVGHGHFSRAVITRWIEQPVYEGVRFAMPAASIAVCGFEHGVRQLSALAQTGFPHPAVST; this is encoded by the coding sequence GTGGGCCTCCTGCAGCACCGGCTGATCCTGCTCCGCCATGGCGAAACCGAATGGTCGAAATCGGGCAAGCATACGAGCCAGACCGAACTCGAGCTCAGTGAGCATGGCCGGACGCAGGCGCTCGCCGCAGCAGACACGCTCAAGCAGTTGCAGTTGTTTGATCCGTACGTGGTGACCAGCCCCCGGGTGCGCGCCCGGGTGACCGCCGAACTGGCGGGTCTCACGGCCGACGAGGTCAACGACCTGATCGCCGAATGGGATTACGGCGACTACGAGGGCACCACCACCGCGGACATCCGCAAGACGGTGCCGAACTGGCTGGTGTGGACGCATGGCTGCCCGGGTGGGGAGACCTCAGCCGAGGTCTGCGCGCGTGCCGATCGCGCGATCGAGCTGGCGCTGCAGCACATCCAATCGCGGGATGTGGTGTTCGTCGGCCACGGTCACTTCTCCCGCGCGGTGATCACCCGGTGGATCGAACAACCGGTCTACGAGGGCGTCCGGTTCGCGATGCCCGCCGCCTCGATCGCGGTGTGCGGCTTCGAGCACGGGGTGCGTCAGCTCAGCGCACTGGCCCAGACCGGTTTCCCCCACCCGGCCGTGTCGACGTGA
- a CDS encoding ParA family protein yields the protein MGTVTRVLAVANQKGGVAKTTTVASLGAALVELGKSVLLVDLDPQGSLTFSLGHDPDKLPVSVHEVLLGDVEPDAALVETPEGMTLLPANIDLAGAEAMLLMRAGREHALKRALDKISANFDVVLIDCPPSLGVLTLNGLTAADEVVVPLQCETLAHRGVGQFLRTVSDVQAITNPDLKLLGALPTLYDARTTHSRDVLFDVVDRYNLPVLAPPIPRTVRFAEASASGSSVLTGRKNKGAMAYREFATALLKHWKSGKELATFTPEV from the coding sequence ATGGGCACTGTGACGCGGGTACTTGCGGTCGCCAACCAGAAGGGCGGGGTCGCCAAGACGACGACGGTGGCGTCGTTGGGGGCGGCGCTGGTCGAACTGGGCAAGAGTGTGTTGCTCGTGGACCTCGATCCGCAGGGATCGCTGACGTTCTCGCTCGGCCACGACCCGGACAAGCTGCCGGTCTCGGTACATGAAGTGCTGCTCGGAGACGTCGAACCGGACGCGGCGTTGGTCGAAACTCCGGAGGGCATGACGTTGCTGCCCGCCAACATCGATCTGGCAGGCGCCGAGGCGATGCTATTGATGCGGGCGGGGCGGGAACATGCGCTCAAGCGGGCGCTGGACAAGATCAGCGCGAATTTCGATGTCGTGCTCATCGACTGCCCGCCGTCGCTGGGCGTGCTGACCCTCAACGGTCTGACCGCCGCCGACGAGGTCGTCGTGCCGCTGCAGTGTGAGACCCTCGCGCACCGCGGTGTGGGGCAGTTCCTGCGCACGGTGTCGGATGTGCAGGCCATCACCAACCCCGACCTGAAGCTGCTCGGCGCGCTGCCCACGCTCTACGACGCGCGCACGACGCACAGTCGGGACGTGCTCTTCGACGTCGTCGACCGCTACAACCTGCCGGTGCTGGCGCCGCCGATTCCGCGCACGGTGCGCTTCGCCGAGGCCAGCGCCTCGGGTTCGTCGGTGCTCACCGGCCGCAAGAACAAAGGCGCGATGGCCTACCGGGAGTTCGCGACGGCGCTGCTCAAGCATTGGAAGAGCGGCAAGGAACTGGCCACCTTCACCCCCGAGGTTTAA